A window from Pseudomonas campi encodes these proteins:
- a CDS encoding ABC-F family ATPase, which translates to MISTANITMQFGAKPLFENVSVKFGGGNRYGLIGANGCGKSTFMKILGGDLESSGGQVMLEPNVRLGKLRQDQFAYEQFSVIDTVIMGHEELWKVKAERDRIYSLAEMSEEDGMKVGELEGEFAEMDGYTAESRAGELLLGLGIPLEQHFGPMSEVAPGWKLRVLLAQALFSDPEVLLLDEPTNHLDINTIRWLENILTQRNSTMIIISHDRHFLNSVCTHMADLDYGELRLFPGNYDEYMTAATQSREQLLSDNAKKKAQINELQSFVSRFSANASKAKQATSRAKQIDKIQLAEVKPSSRVSPFIRFEQNKKLHRQAVMVDKMAKGFDGKTLFKNFSFQVEAGERVAIIGPNGIGKTTLLRTLVGELTPDAGSVKWTDSAELGYYAQDHAHDFEDDVTLFDWMSQWTQGEQMVRGTLGRMLFSNDEILKSVKVISGGEQGRMLFGKLIVQKPNVLVMDEPTNHLDMESIESLNLALENYPGTLIFVSHDREFVGSLATRIIELSPNGITDFSGTYDDYLRSQGVIV; encoded by the coding sequence GTGATCTCCACCGCCAACATCACCATGCAATTCGGGGCCAAACCCCTGTTCGAGAACGTTTCCGTCAAGTTCGGCGGCGGCAACCGCTACGGCCTGATCGGGGCTAACGGCTGCGGCAAGTCGACCTTTATGAAAATTCTTGGCGGCGATCTGGAGTCGTCCGGCGGCCAGGTGATGCTCGAGCCGAACGTGCGCCTGGGTAAATTGCGCCAGGATCAGTTCGCTTACGAGCAGTTCAGCGTGATCGACACCGTGATCATGGGTCACGAGGAGCTGTGGAAGGTCAAGGCCGAGCGCGACCGTATCTATTCGCTGGCGGAGATGAGCGAAGAAGACGGCATGAAGGTCGGCGAGCTGGAAGGTGAGTTCGCCGAAATGGATGGCTACACCGCCGAATCGCGCGCCGGAGAACTGCTGCTCGGCCTGGGCATTCCGCTGGAACAACACTTCGGCCCGATGAGCGAAGTAGCGCCGGGCTGGAAGCTGCGTGTGTTGCTGGCCCAGGCGCTGTTCTCCGACCCGGAAGTGCTGCTGCTGGACGAACCGACCAACCACCTGGACATCAACACCATCCGCTGGCTGGAAAACATCCTCACCCAGCGCAACAGCACCATGATCATCATCTCGCACGACCGTCACTTCCTGAACAGCGTGTGCACCCACATGGCTGACCTGGACTACGGCGAGCTGCGCCTGTTCCCGGGCAACTACGACGAGTACATGACCGCAGCGACCCAGTCGCGCGAGCAGCTGCTGTCGGACAACGCCAAGAAGAAGGCGCAGATCAACGAACTGCAGAGCTTCGTCAGCCGCTTCTCGGCCAACGCCTCGAAAGCCAAGCAGGCCACCAGCCGCGCCAAGCAGATCGACAAGATCCAGCTGGCCGAGGTCAAGCCGTCCAGCCGCGTCAGCCCGTTCATCCGCTTCGAGCAGAACAAGAAGCTGCACCGCCAGGCCGTGATGGTCGACAAAATGGCCAAGGGCTTCGACGGCAAGACGCTGTTCAAGAACTTCAGCTTCCAGGTCGAAGCCGGCGAGCGCGTCGCCATCATCGGCCCCAACGGCATCGGCAAAACCACCCTGCTGCGCACCCTGGTCGGCGAGCTGACCCCGGACGCCGGCTCGGTGAAATGGACCGATAGCGCCGAACTGGGTTACTACGCCCAAGACCACGCCCACGACTTCGAAGACGACGTTACCCTGTTCGACTGGATGAGCCAGTGGACCCAGGGCGAGCAGATGGTGCGTGGCACCCTCGGCCGCATGCTGTTTTCCAACGACGAGATCCTCAAGTCGGTCAAAGTCATCTCCGGTGGTGAGCAAGGCCGCATGCTGTTCGGCAAGCTGATCGTGCAGAAGCCCAACGTGCTGGTGATGGACGAACCGACCAACCACCTGGACATGGAATCGATCGAGTCGCTCAACCTGGCGCTGGAAAACTACCCGGGCACGCTGATCTTCGTCAGCCATGACCGCGAGTTCGTCGGCTCCCTGGCCACGCGCATCATCGAGCTGTCGCCGAACGGCATCACCGACTTCAGCGGGACCTATGACGACTACCTGCGCAGCCAAGGTGTGATTGTTTAA
- a CDS encoding ABC transporter ATP-binding protein — translation MSEPLLELKDVDVHYGVIQALKKVSLHINEGETVSLIGSNGAGKSTLLMSIFGQPRASAGQILFRGTDITHKSSHYVASNGVAQAPEGRRVFPDMSVEENLLMGTIPIGTAHADEDMQRMFELFPRLKERRNQRAMTMSGGEQQMLAIARALMSRPKLLLLDEPSLGLAPIVVKQIFQTLRELAQTGMTIFLVEQNANHALKLSDRAYVMVTGEIRLSGTGAELLGNQEVRNAYLGGH, via the coding sequence ATGAGCGAGCCGCTCCTCGAACTGAAGGACGTCGACGTGCACTACGGGGTGATCCAGGCGCTGAAGAAGGTCAGCCTGCACATCAACGAAGGCGAGACGGTGAGCCTGATCGGCTCCAACGGTGCCGGCAAGTCCACGCTGCTGATGTCGATCTTCGGCCAGCCGCGCGCCTCGGCAGGGCAGATCCTCTTTCGTGGCACCGACATCACCCACAAGTCCTCGCACTACGTCGCCTCCAACGGCGTGGCGCAGGCGCCGGAAGGGCGCCGGGTGTTCCCCGACATGAGTGTGGAAGAGAACCTGCTGATGGGCACCATCCCGATCGGCACGGCGCATGCCGACGAGGACATGCAGCGCATGTTCGAGCTGTTCCCGCGGCTCAAGGAGCGGCGCAATCAGCGTGCCATGACCATGTCCGGCGGCGAGCAACAGATGCTCGCCATTGCCCGTGCGCTGATGAGCCGACCCAAGCTGCTGCTGCTCGACGAGCCCTCGCTGGGCCTGGCGCCAATCGTGGTCAAGCAGATCTTCCAGACCCTGCGCGAGCTGGCTCAGACCGGCATGACCATCTTCCTGGTGGAGCAGAACGCCAACCACGCGCTCAAGCTGTCGGATCGCGCCTACGTGATGGTCACCGGAGAAATTCGCCTGAGCGGTACCGGCGCGGAGCTGCTGGGCAACCAGGAGGTGCGCAACGCCTACCTGGGCGGGCATTGA
- a CDS encoding ABC transporter ATP-binding protein encodes MSDEMILRVDSLMMHFGGIKALNDVSLQVKRHSISALIGPNGAGKTTVFNCLTGFYQATGGSIKLHARGTVTDVIQVLGEPFRPSDFVAPATLASRIWFKMFGGTHLVNRAGLARTFQNIRLFKEMSVVENLLVAQHMWVNRSLLAGVFNTRGYRKAEEDALNHAFYWLEVVDLVDCANRLAGELSYGQQRRLEIARAMCTRPQLICLDEPAAGLNPAETEALSAIIRKLRDEHEMTVLLIEHDMGMVMSISDHIVVLDHGVVIAEGGPAEIRHDPKVIAAYLGADEEELA; translated from the coding sequence ATGAGCGACGAGATGATTCTCAGGGTCGACAGCCTGATGATGCACTTCGGTGGCATCAAGGCGCTCAACGACGTCAGCCTGCAGGTCAAACGCCACTCGATCTCGGCGCTGATCGGCCCCAACGGTGCCGGCAAGACCACGGTGTTCAACTGCCTCACCGGCTTCTACCAGGCCACCGGCGGTAGCATCAAGCTGCACGCGCGGGGCACCGTCACCGACGTGATCCAGGTACTCGGCGAGCCGTTCCGGCCGAGCGACTTCGTGGCCCCGGCCACCCTGGCCAGCCGCATCTGGTTCAAGATGTTCGGCGGTACCCATCTGGTCAACCGAGCCGGTCTGGCGCGCACCTTCCAGAACATCCGCCTGTTCAAGGAAATGTCGGTGGTGGAGAACCTGCTGGTGGCCCAGCACATGTGGGTCAACCGCAGCCTGCTGGCCGGCGTGTTCAATACCCGCGGCTACCGCAAGGCCGAGGAGGACGCGCTCAACCACGCCTTCTACTGGCTGGAGGTGGTCGACCTGGTGGACTGCGCCAACCGCCTGGCCGGTGAGCTGTCCTACGGCCAGCAGCGCCGCCTGGAAATCGCCCGGGCCATGTGCACGCGGCCGCAGCTGATCTGCCTGGATGAACCGGCCGCCGGCCTCAATCCGGCGGAAACCGAGGCCTTGAGCGCGATCATCCGCAAGCTGCGCGACGAGCACGAGATGACCGTACTGCTGATTGAGCACGACATGGGCATGGTGATGAGCATTTCCGACCATATCGTCGTGCTCGACCACGGTGTGGTGATCGCCGAGGGCGGGCCGGCTGAGATTCGTCACGACCCGAAAGTGATCGCCGCCTACCTGGGCGCGGACGAGGAGGAGCTGGCATGA
- the livM gene encoding high-affinity branched-chain amino acid ABC transporter permease LivM, with protein MSLPASTQGWDLKKSLLDALLAGLIALIVFGPIVGVVLDGYSFNLQPQRLGVVIGVVMLGRLLLSLYLQSASGVALLARFEGNASGVHVRPPDYQSRLRWIIPLLLVVALVFPFFASKYLLTVVILGLIYVLLGLGLNIVVGLAGLLDLGYVAFYAIGAYGLALGYQYLGLGFWTVLPLAALLAAAAGALLGFPVLRMHGDYLAIVTLGFGEIIRLVLNNWLSFTGGPNGMSVPSPSFFGLEFSRRAKDGGVPFHEFFGVAYNPNLKFLFIYVVLFLVVMLVLYIKHRLTRMPVGRAWEALREDEIACRAMGLNHVLVKLSAFMIGASTAGLAGVFFASYQGFVNPSSFTFFESALILAIVVLGGMGSTVGVVIAAFVLTVAPELLRSFADYRVLLFGMLMVLMMIWRPRGLIRISRTGVTPRKGVAP; from the coding sequence ATGAGCCTGCCTGCCAGCACCCAGGGCTGGGACCTGAAGAAAAGCTTGCTGGATGCACTGCTCGCCGGCCTGATCGCCCTGATCGTGTTCGGCCCCATCGTCGGCGTGGTGCTCGACGGCTACAGCTTCAACCTGCAACCGCAGCGGCTCGGCGTGGTGATCGGTGTGGTCATGCTCGGCCGCCTGCTGCTCAGCCTGTATCTGCAGAGTGCTAGCGGTGTCGCGCTGCTGGCGCGCTTCGAAGGCAACGCTTCGGGTGTGCACGTGCGGCCGCCGGACTACCAGTCGCGGCTGCGCTGGATCATCCCGTTGCTGCTGGTGGTGGCGCTGGTCTTCCCGTTCTTCGCCAGCAAGTACCTGCTCACGGTGGTCATTCTCGGCCTGATCTACGTGCTGCTGGGGCTGGGCCTGAACATCGTGGTCGGCCTGGCCGGCCTGCTCGACCTCGGCTACGTGGCCTTCTACGCCATCGGCGCCTACGGCCTGGCGCTGGGCTACCAGTATCTCGGCCTGGGCTTCTGGACGGTGTTGCCTTTGGCGGCATTGCTGGCGGCAGCGGCGGGGGCGTTGCTGGGCTTCCCGGTGCTGCGCATGCACGGCGACTACCTGGCCATTGTCACCCTCGGCTTCGGCGAGATCATCCGCCTGGTGCTCAACAACTGGCTGAGCTTCACTGGCGGGCCGAACGGCATGTCGGTGCCGTCGCCGAGCTTTTTCGGCCTGGAGTTCAGCCGCCGCGCCAAGGACGGCGGAGTGCCGTTCCATGAATTTTTCGGCGTCGCCTACAACCCCAACCTGAAGTTCCTGTTCATCTACGTGGTGCTGTTCCTAGTGGTGATGCTGGTGCTGTACATCAAGCACCGTCTGACACGCATGCCCGTCGGCCGCGCCTGGGAAGCGCTGCGCGAAGACGAGATCGCCTGCCGCGCCATGGGCCTCAATCATGTGCTGGTGAAGCTCTCGGCCTTCATGATTGGCGCCTCCACCGCGGGGCTGGCCGGGGTGTTCTTCGCCAGCTACCAGGGCTTCGTCAACCCGTCGTCCTTCACCTTCTTCGAGTCGGCGCTGATTCTCGCCATCGTCGTGCTCGGCGGCATGGGCTCGACGGTGGGTGTGGTGATCGCCGCCTTCGTACTGACGGTGGCGCCGGAGCTGCTGCGCAGTTTCGCCGACTACCGCGTGTTGCTGTTCGGCATGCTCATGGTGCTGATGATGATCTGGCGCCCGCGTGGGCTGATCCGCATCAGTCGTACCGGGGTCACGCCGCGTAAGGGGGTGGCGCCATGA
- a CDS encoding ABC transporter permease subunit — protein sequence MDGIFLQQMINGLTLGAVYGLIAIGYTMVYGIIGMINFAHGEVYMISAYLSAITLALLAFFGLESFPLLILGTLLFTIFVTGMYGWVIERIAYKPLRNSTRLAPLISAIGMSLILQNYVQISQGARQQGVPTLLDGAFRFPIGEGFVQLTYTKVFILIAAFVGMGVLTYVIQHTKLGRMCRATQQDRKMASILGINTDRVISYVFVIGAAMAALAGVLITMNYGTFDFYAGFVIGIKAFTAAVLGGIGSLPGAMLGGLILGVAEAQFSGMVNTDYKDVFSFGLLVIILIFRPQGLLGRPQVAKV from the coding sequence ATGGACGGCATCTTCCTGCAGCAAATGATTAACGGCCTGACCCTCGGCGCGGTCTATGGCCTGATCGCCATCGGCTACACCATGGTTTACGGCATCATCGGCATGATCAACTTCGCCCACGGCGAGGTGTACATGATCTCTGCCTACCTGTCGGCCATCACCCTGGCCCTGCTGGCCTTCTTCGGCCTCGAATCCTTTCCGCTGCTGATCCTCGGCACGCTGCTGTTCACCATCTTCGTCACCGGTATGTATGGCTGGGTGATCGAACGCATCGCCTACAAGCCGCTGCGCAACTCTACGCGCCTGGCGCCGCTGATCAGCGCCATCGGCATGTCGCTGATCCTGCAGAACTACGTGCAGATCAGCCAGGGCGCGCGCCAGCAGGGCGTACCGACCCTGCTCGATGGCGCGTTCCGCTTTCCTATCGGTGAGGGCTTCGTCCAGCTCACCTACACCAAGGTGTTCATCCTCATCGCCGCCTTCGTCGGCATGGGCGTGCTCACCTACGTAATCCAGCACACCAAGCTCGGCCGCATGTGCCGCGCTACCCAGCAGGATCGCAAGATGGCCTCGATCCTCGGCATCAACACCGACCGGGTGATCTCCTACGTGTTCGTCATCGGCGCCGCCATGGCCGCGCTGGCCGGTGTGCTGATCACCATGAACTACGGCACCTTCGACTTCTATGCCGGCTTTGTCATCGGCATCAAGGCGTTCACCGCGGCGGTGCTCGGTGGCATCGGCTCGCTGCCGGGGGCGATGCTCGGCGGGTTGATTCTCGGCGTGGCCGAGGCGCAGTTCTCCGGCATGGTCAACACCGACTACAAGGATGTGTTCAGCTTCGGCCTGCTGGTAATCATCCTGATTTTCCGGCCGCAAGGGCTCCTGGGCCGTCCCCAGGTGGCGAAGGTATGA
- a CDS encoding branched-chain amino acid ABC transporter substrate-binding protein, with protein sequence MSQKIFRKGFLALAVSTAMGASSFTLADVVIGVAGPHTGPNASFGEQYWRGATQAAEDINAAGGINGEQIKLVKADDACEPKQAVAVANRLVDSDKAVGVIGHFCSSSTIPASEVYDEAGIIAITPASTNPQVTERGLPGMFRMCGRDDQQGVVAGDYLVDKLKAKKIAVIHDKDTYGQGLADATKAQLAKRGIEPVLYEGLTRGEKDFNALVTKIRSAGAEVVYFGGCHPEAGPLVRQMREQGVTAAFVSGDCVVTDEMVTTAGGPQYTKGVLMTFGADPRQLAEGKAVIEKFRANGFEPEGYTLYAYASVQALAAAFKGAGGSEGGKASEWLKANSVDTVMGKKSWDGKGDLQVSDYVMYEWDDKGKYHQQ encoded by the coding sequence ATGTCGCAGAAGATTTTCAGAAAAGGCTTTCTGGCTCTCGCTGTCAGCACCGCGATGGGCGCTTCTTCCTTCACCCTGGCCGATGTCGTCATCGGCGTGGCCGGCCCGCACACGGGGCCCAACGCCTCGTTCGGCGAGCAATACTGGCGTGGCGCTACTCAGGCCGCCGAGGACATCAACGCCGCTGGCGGCATCAACGGCGAGCAGATCAAACTGGTCAAGGCCGACGACGCCTGCGAGCCGAAGCAGGCCGTGGCGGTGGCCAACCGCCTGGTGGATTCCGACAAGGCGGTCGGCGTGATCGGCCACTTCTGTTCTTCCTCGACCATTCCGGCCTCCGAGGTGTACGACGAGGCCGGCATCATCGCCATCACCCCGGCCTCGACCAACCCGCAAGTGACCGAGCGCGGCCTGCCCGGCATGTTCCGCATGTGCGGGCGTGACGACCAGCAGGGCGTGGTGGCCGGCGACTACCTGGTGGACAAGCTCAAGGCCAAGAAGATTGCGGTGATCCATGACAAGGACACCTATGGCCAGGGCCTGGCCGACGCGACCAAGGCGCAGTTGGCCAAACGCGGCATCGAGCCGGTGTTGTACGAGGGCCTGACCCGCGGCGAGAAGGACTTCAACGCCCTGGTCACCAAGATCCGCTCGGCCGGTGCCGAAGTGGTCTATTTCGGTGGTTGCCACCCGGAAGCCGGTCCGCTGGTACGCCAGATGCGTGAGCAGGGCGTCACCGCCGCTTTCGTTTCCGGTGACTGCGTAGTGACCGACGAAATGGTCACCACCGCCGGTGGCCCGCAATACACCAAGGGTGTGCTGATGACCTTCGGCGCCGACCCACGCCAGCTGGCGGAAGGCAAGGCGGTGATCGAGAAGTTCCGCGCCAATGGCTTCGAGCCCGAGGGTTACACCCTGTATGCCTATGCCTCGGTTCAGGCCCTGGCTGCGGCCTTCAAGGGCGCCGGCGGCAGCGAGGGCGGTAAGGCCAGCGAATGGCTGAAGGCCAATAGCGTCGATACCGTGATGGGCAAGAAGTCCTGGGATGGCAAGGGAGACCTGCAAGTCTCCGACTACGTGATGTACGAGTGGGACGACAAGGGCAAGTACCACCAGCAGTGA
- a CDS encoding DUF1993 domain-containing protein, producing the protein MSLSMYQASIPVFVRMFGNLSAILDKAAAYADAKKIDPAVLLNARLAPDMHPLTRQVQIASDAVKGCAARLAGVEIPSYADTESSFAELQARIQKTVDFLKGFSPAQIDGSEGREVVLKFPGAEMKFTGQDYLQHFVLPNFYFHVTTAYAILRHNGLAIGKMDYLGGV; encoded by the coding sequence ATGTCGCTTTCCATGTACCAAGCTTCGATTCCGGTGTTCGTGCGTATGTTCGGCAACCTTTCGGCCATCCTCGACAAGGCTGCCGCCTATGCCGACGCGAAGAAGATCGACCCTGCCGTATTGCTCAATGCGCGTCTGGCGCCCGATATGCACCCGCTGACCCGCCAGGTGCAGATCGCCAGCGATGCCGTCAAAGGCTGTGCCGCCCGCCTGGCCGGCGTGGAGATTCCCAGTTACGCCGATACCGAGAGCAGCTTCGCCGAGCTGCAGGCGCGCATTCAGAAGACGGTGGACTTTCTCAAGGGTTTCAGTCCCGCGCAGATCGACGGCAGCGAGGGTAGGGAGGTCGTGCTCAAGTTCCCGGGCGCCGAGATGAAGTTCACGGGCCAGGATTATCTGCAGCATTTCGTGTTGCCGAATTTCTACTTTCACGTCACCACGGCCTACGCCATCCTCCGCCATAACGGCCTGGCAATCGGCAAGATGGACTACCTGGGCGGCGTCTGA
- a CDS encoding MmcQ/YjbR family DNA-binding protein, which translates to MTAAQIAEYCLSLPGAREDLKWGENRVFSIADNKMFAILDFLGNKLAFKVDKELFLGFVDRPGIRPAPYLARAYWISMAPPWPLGDEELRDLLRRSHQLVVRKLPKIRQVGLLLDQ; encoded by the coding sequence ATGACAGCCGCACAGATAGCCGAGTATTGCCTGAGCCTGCCCGGCGCCCGCGAAGACCTTAAATGGGGCGAGAACCGGGTGTTTTCCATCGCCGACAACAAGATGTTCGCCATTCTCGACTTTCTCGGCAACAAGCTGGCCTTCAAGGTCGACAAGGAGCTGTTCCTCGGCTTTGTCGACCGCCCCGGCATCCGTCCCGCGCCTTATCTGGCGCGAGCCTACTGGATCAGCATGGCGCCACCCTGGCCGCTCGGCGACGAGGAACTGCGCGACCTGCTGCGCCGCTCGCACCAGTTGGTGGTGCGCAAACTGCCGAAGATTCGCCAGGTCGGCCTGCTGCTCGATCAGTAA
- a CDS encoding DUF1294 domain-containing protein — protein sequence MQATEKRGTLKSWNDAKGFGFIQPEQGGEQLFVHVSALRGERRPQPGETVLFVPGKDAQGRLRAEHMRFEGLSLDRPAIRRKSRAAAVEPVPRASRAVTGAIQQLPLKLIILLVLCALPLAGALQLWLGAGVAWALGAYALLSLISFGQYWNDKRSAQKGRWRTPESQLQLVALLGGWPGALVAQQVFRHKTRKLPFQLLFWLIVLLHQGFWFDHLLLDGRFLGAYLHGVLP from the coding sequence ATGCAGGCGACTGAGAAACGCGGCACCCTGAAAAGCTGGAACGATGCCAAGGGCTTCGGTTTTATCCAGCCGGAGCAGGGCGGTGAGCAGCTGTTTGTGCATGTCTCGGCGCTGCGCGGTGAGCGCCGTCCACAGCCCGGTGAAACGGTGCTGTTCGTGCCCGGCAAGGATGCCCAGGGGCGGCTGCGCGCCGAGCACATGCGCTTCGAAGGGCTGAGCCTGGATCGTCCGGCGATTCGGCGAAAGTCGCGTGCGGCTGCAGTGGAGCCCGTACCGCGCGCATCTCGCGCTGTCACGGGCGCTATTCAGCAACTGCCGCTTAAACTGATCATTCTGCTGGTGCTGTGCGCGCTACCGCTGGCCGGGGCCCTGCAGCTCTGGCTGGGCGCCGGTGTGGCGTGGGCGTTGGGCGCCTATGCGCTGCTCAGCCTGATCAGCTTCGGCCAGTACTGGAACGACAAGCGCAGCGCGCAGAAGGGCCGCTGGCGTACTCCCGAAAGCCAGCTGCAACTCGTGGCCCTGCTCGGCGGTTGGCCCGGTGCACTGGTGGCGCAGCAGGTGTTTCGGCACAAGACGCGCAAGCTGCCGTTCCAGCTGCTGTTCTGGCTGATCGTCCTGCTGCATCAGGGCTTCTGGTTCGACCATTTGCTGCTGGATGGCCGTTTTCTTGGCGCCTATCTGCACGGTGTCCTGCCGTAG
- a CDS encoding undecaprenyl-diphosphate phosphatase — MDLWTALQVLILGVVEGLTEFLPISSTGHQIIVADLIGFDGDRAKAFNIIIQLGAILAVVWEYRRKILTVAFNVPRQAQAQRFTLNLLIAFMPAVVLGVAFSDQIHHYLFNPITVAVALVVGGVVMLWAEQRQHEVTVEEVDDMTWREALKIGCAQCLAMIPGTSRSASTIIGGLLFGLSRRAATEFSFFLAMPTMVGAAVYSGYKYRELFQPGDLPVFALGFVVSFVFAMIAVRALLKFIANHSYAVFAWYRIVFGLLILATWQFDLIDWATVQAH; from the coding sequence ATGGATTTATGGACTGCTCTGCAGGTACTGATTCTTGGCGTGGTCGAGGGGCTGACGGAGTTCCTGCCGATTTCCAGCACCGGCCATCAGATCATCGTCGCCGACCTGATCGGCTTCGATGGCGACCGGGCCAAGGCCTTCAACATCATCATCCAGCTCGGCGCCATCCTCGCGGTGGTCTGGGAGTATCGCCGCAAGATCCTCACCGTTGCCTTCAATGTGCCTCGGCAGGCACAGGCGCAGCGGTTCACCCTCAATCTGCTGATTGCCTTCATGCCGGCGGTGGTGCTGGGAGTGGCCTTTTCCGACCAGATCCACCATTACCTGTTCAACCCCATCACCGTTGCTGTGGCCTTGGTAGTGGGCGGGGTCGTAATGCTGTGGGCCGAGCAGCGCCAGCATGAGGTGACGGTCGAGGAAGTCGACGACATGACCTGGAGGGAAGCCCTGAAGATCGGCTGCGCCCAGTGCCTGGCGATGATTCCCGGCACCTCGCGCTCGGCCTCGACCATCATCGGTGGCCTGCTGTTTGGCCTGTCGCGCCGCGCCGCTACCGAGTTTTCCTTCTTCCTGGCCATGCCGACCATGGTCGGTGCGGCGGTCTATTCCGGCTACAAGTACCGCGAGCTGTTCCAGCCCGGTGATCTGCCGGTGTTCGCCCTGGGCTTTGTGGTGTCCTTCGTCTTCGCCATGATCGCCGTGCGCGCGTTGCTCAAGTTCATCGCCAACCACAGCTATGCGGTGTTCGCCTGGTACCGCATCGTTTTTGGTCTGCTGATCCTCGCCACCTGGCAGTTCGATCTGATCGACTGGGCCACCGTGCAGGCCCACTGA
- a CDS encoding DUF3429 domain-containing protein, translating into MSRRVTTFRAKMGPSLRVARKIAPCVVAGLAKGMTIACVPRLAWRDFAQQRGSRTNREQTLEALLDYAAVILAFMGAIHWGLAMRAEQQETAARLQLGLSVIPPLLGWLAIAGNLPYGLALPLLLLCFGALYLADLRAVSLGLAPRWYPALRWPLTLIVCGSLLLAWGSVLLG; encoded by the coding sequence ATGAGCCGTCGAGTAACGACGTTCCGCGCAAAAATGGGCCCGTCCCTGCGGGTTGCGCGCAAAATCGCGCCATGCGTCGTTGCGGGACTTGCCAAGGGAATGACCATTGCCTGCGTCCCGCGCCTAGCCTGGCGCGATTTTGCGCAGCAACGCGGTTCGCGAACGAATCGGGAACAGACCCTGGAGGCCTTGCTCGATTATGCCGCCGTGATCCTGGCCTTCATGGGCGCCATTCATTGGGGGTTGGCCATGCGTGCGGAGCAGCAGGAAACTGCTGCACGTCTGCAGCTGGGGCTTTCGGTGATTCCGCCCCTGCTGGGCTGGCTGGCGATTGCCGGCAATCTGCCGTACGGCCTGGCGTTGCCCCTGTTGTTGCTGTGCTTTGGCGCGCTCTATCTGGCCGATTTGCGGGCCGTGAGCCTGGGCCTGGCGCCGCGCTGGTATCCGGCCCTGCGCTGGCCGCTGACGCTGATTGTCTGCGGCAGCCTATTGCTGGCCTGGGGCAGTGTGCTGCTGGGCTGA